Sequence from the Leptospira johnsonii genome:
GACTACGCCGTGAAGATAACAATTCAATATTACGATACCCTGACAAACCGCGGATACGAATCCTGTTAAAACTACAAATTTCGGACTAAGAAGTAATCCGGAATATACAATAAATATTACGTTAATTGCATATAGAATGATCTGCCTTATTATTCCGGAAGACATATTCTTCTCGGTGGACGCGGCAAAGAACATCACACATGCAAGAATTATTATATCGGAGAGGACGGAAAACATTCCGATCTGTTTAGGGATTCTTCCTTTTCGAAAAGAGTAAAATAAATTTACGAACGAAACGATCGCCATCGAGATCGTTCCACCCAAGTAGGCCATATTCTGTTCAAAGGTACTCTGTTCCCAAGAAGCTGCCAACGAGGCTAAAAATAAGAATACCAGTCCAATCCGTATTCTCCCGATAGTCAGAGGACCGAGAGCCGCTATTTTTTCCGTGGTTCGTTCGTTGTCCATTAACGACCTCCGAAGCATATTTTGGTTTATAGAAAGAATACCCTAAGTTCAGATTGAAGCCTAAGAGAATCGATACATTTTTCGTAAAGTGAGTAAAAACTCACATTTATATTAAATGTCCAAAGAATTACTTTACCAAAAATTGACAAAGGTCACGTTCGAAGCGGGAAAAATTTACTGATCTTTTGGATTCCAATTTTTCCTAAGAACGTCCCTGATCCTGAGTACTGCTTCGTTTTCCGGTTCTAAATGTAAAGCGGATTGGATCATATACATCGCTCTTTCATAATTTTTTAAAGCGATGTAAACCTGAGCCAGATTCATTAGATTTTTAAAATGGTCCGGTTCTCTTAGTCTCAGCCTTTCCCCAAAGTCCAGTGCCTTTTTTAACTGCCCTGCCTTTCTTGCGGAGAATGAAGCGACATATAAAATTTCCTTATCTACGGGTTTGATATTCAGATAATCTTCTGCGTAATGTGCTGCTTTAGTATAATCCTTAAGTTTTAAGAATAATTTAACGAAATTTTTCTTCACTTCAGGAATGCGACTGTCAAGATTCTCCGCTTCTTCCAAGTAAGTAATGGCCTCTGCCACGTCTTTATTTTGAGAAGTTTCCTTGGCTTTATTAAGTAGCTCTTTTATTTTTTGTTTCTGTTCATTGTGAAGGTTTTCTTCTGAATCTGCTTCTTTAAAAGAAAGTCGTATCAAAGAAAGGTCGTCCGTAAGCGGCCCTTTTCCAACAATACAATCGTAAATTCGATCTAGTTGCCCTTTACCATCTTCCACGAGCCTGAGGAAAAGTTTTTCATCATCATTAATGATCCTTCCTCCATCTTGGTCTGTACCGATCAGAATATCGTCCCTACCGTCAGAGCCTGCAATAATCACATCCCCAGGTTCTAATTGGAACGTTTTGATATAAATACGACCTTCCATACCGGTGGTCCCGAGTTTTCGGAACATCAACTCGTCTTCTATAAAACTCGCAATACCGTCCCTGTATAGAACGGTCCAAGGATGTTCTGCATTAATAAAATATAATATACCAACCTCGTCGTCCACAAGTCCCATTACGGAAGAAACCAGCATAGAACCGTCAAAACTTTCGAAAACCTTATGTAACTCAGTAAACGCATTCTTCAACCAGCGTTCCGGAGATTGATTTTTCATTATATCAACCAGTCTGGTCCTTTCTATGATCGATTCAAAAACCGATCCCAGAACTAAAGCGCCTCCGGCACCTTGCATGGATTTTCCCATTGCATCTGCGTTCAAGAACACTGTATAAGATCTACCATTCAAATCAATATGATTGGAGATATTTAAATCCCCTCCAATCTCATCATGATATCTTCTGAAAGTGAATTTTTTCTTTTGTTCTAGTAAGAAATCAACCTTTACGTTTTCATGAACTGCTTTGTTTGCACCTAAAGGTTTGATCAAAAGAGATGTTAAGAAATAATCTCCATCCTGTTGTTGTTTGAGTTCTTGAACTTCGCCCAAGGTTTGTTCCAATTCCTTGGTTCTTTCCTTCACTTTTTCTTCTAATTCATTAGCGTATTGTTCTAACCTTTTTCGAGCAGATTGGATCGACCTTGCCATTCTGTTAAAGGATCTGGCGATAAATCCAATCTCGTCTTCTACTCTTGGTTCTAACCTATATTCCAAGTTTCCGGAATTCACTTCAGTTAGACCTACCACTACTTCGTCCATAGGTTTGATAAGAGCGTTTTGGAAGAAGAACCTAAATCCTACACTGATCACCAACACGATCGCGAGCAAACAGACAACTAAGATCAATGCAGGTTCATGTATAAACGTTCGGAAGGATTTGTATGTGAAACCTACCTCGTAAACGTTTCCGTTAGTAGGATGTACAACAAGGTACGAAACATAGTAATGAGGTTTTTCATCTCCTACTTTATAATATTTCGTTCCTCTGTAGATCCTTTCTCCTACTTCTCGGATCGGAGATAAAGGAAGAAGGACCGTTTTATCCAAATCAGACTCGGATATATCTGCCTTGAGATCGGCCTCTGCATTAATTTTCACTTTTTCTAAAATTCCGGAAAGGCCAACTTCTTCCGATCTTAAAAGTTTATAAATTGCAGGAGCATCCGATTTGGAAGGCATATGAGAATATTTACTTCGTACTACTTTCAGTCTCTTGTTCAGATGTCTGAAAAATTCCCTTACATCTTCGTCTGAAACCGGATCATTTCCTTTCGATTCTA
This genomic interval carries:
- a CDS encoding SpoIIE family protein phosphatase, which produces MDPFYFNFYFFGSLLASLFSLYVSFFFLTIKDRSKAAFHLGLSSLSTTIFHFGYLVAFCSPEEWTIFHRWIVIPFPMVGYTQLFIFFFYFPTPKKEKLGLTLYAILYAGVITLAIFYIILSLKSTRSFVMGSHYWDFETHLFYKIFSLIVFLYNFIFLIAAIWRAIVEKGGERRSVIYITLAYLTITLLPGITNALSREGTVSRAVYQQTADILLVAGLFLILIVYVNATKERTTILSRIVGVSMATFLLAFQLVGFAILNGYDSSFDLIRREEAKLVVLQGETPNGFAYLTSFDPNENSFQTERGFKDPRFDSEDRLEIRFFYTAKNLTSLGGLPAKARWERSKTILENSPKEFYAYQEGLKQFLESKGNDPVSDEDVREFFRHLNKRLKVVRSKYSHMPSKSDAPAIYKLLRSEEVGLSGILEKVKINAEADLKADISESDLDKTVLLPLSPIREVGERIYRGTKYYKVGDEKPHYYVSYLVVHPTNGNVYEVGFTYKSFRTFIHEPALILVVCLLAIVLVISVGFRFFFQNALIKPMDEVVVGLTEVNSGNLEYRLEPRVEDEIGFIARSFNRMARSIQSARKRLEQYANELEEKVKERTKELEQTLGEVQELKQQQDGDYFLTSLLIKPLGANKAVHENVKVDFLLEQKKKFTFRRYHDEIGGDLNISNHIDLNGRSYTVFLNADAMGKSMQGAGGALVLGSVFESIIERTRLVDIMKNQSPERWLKNAFTELHKVFESFDGSMLVSSVMGLVDDEVGILYFINAEHPWTVLYRDGIASFIEDELMFRKLGTTGMEGRIYIKTFQLEPGDVIIAGSDGRDDILIGTDQDGGRIINDDEKLFLRLVEDGKGQLDRIYDCIVGKGPLTDDLSLIRLSFKEADSEENLHNEQKQKIKELLNKAKETSQNKDVAEAITYLEEAENLDSRIPEVKKNFVKLFLKLKDYTKAAHYAEDYLNIKPVDKEILYVASFSARKAGQLKKALDFGERLRLREPDHFKNLMNLAQVYIALKNYERAMYMIQSALHLEPENEAVLRIRDVLRKNWNPKDQ